The proteins below are encoded in one region of Engystomops pustulosus chromosome 8, aEngPut4.maternal, whole genome shotgun sequence:
- the ASNSD1 gene encoding asparagine synthetase domain-containing protein 1: MCGICCTVSLTAEIFKPYFLDYTNLQRRGPDSSHQLLETDCTYKYSCFFSGHVLHLRGQLTPQPLKDRNGNIFLWNGEVFGGVEVQDTSNDTRVMFEHITSCDSEHDILSLISKVQGPWAFIYYQKEKHNLWFGRDFFGRRSLLWGFGDNPEVALCLASALESSSLTDVKQWHEVPASGIFKFNLSTSAELKSIHLTHFLWMSATEEEQLEKGQSFLTVENQKYPAKITYEEGMLIAPITPLNKKIPELLSKSNPPALSNSVSLEDLKMLMSELHRENTESFIKVLSAAVKKRVSCLPKVTNLLTSKGKLANVAILFSGGIDSMMLAALADRNLPAEEPIDLLNVAFMMRHNANVKKLQKKPGPVSQHQDDGVAHKDFNPFDVPDRITGRLGWKELKSLNPGRIWNFVEIDVTHNELEQMRELHISQLVQPLNTVLDDSIGCAIWFASRGIGMLKCNGEKKPYTSTSKVVLTGIGADEQLAGYSRHRLKFIREGYKGLLDELSIELGRISSRNLGRDDRVIGDHGKEARFPFLDEDVVSFLNSLPLWDKTDLSLPRGLGEKLILRMAAVMIGLGSSSVLPKRAIQFGSRIAKMENRNEKASDKCSRLQPDIAQRHTFKANFSP; the protein is encoded by the exons ATGTGTGGAATATGCTGTACAGTCAGTTTGACTGCTGAAATATTTAAACCCTATTTTCTAGATTACACTAACTTACAACGTCGAGGCCCTGACAGCAGCCACCAACTATTAGAGACAGACTGCACTTATAAATACAGCTGTTTTTTCTCTGGTCATGTTCTTCATTTACGAGGACAGTTGACTCCTCAACCCTTGAAAGATAGAAATGGCAATATATTCCTTTGGAACGGTGAAGTTTTTGGTGGAGTTGAGGTCCAAGACACAAGTAATGACACAAGAGTTATGTTTGAGCACATTACTTCCTGTGACAGTGAGCATGATATTTTGTCACTTATTTCAAAAGTACAAGGACCATGGGCATTTATTTACTATCAGAAGGAAAAGCATAATCTGTggtttggaagagatttttttggTCGCCGCAGTCTTTTGTGGGGATTTGGGGACAATCCCGAGGTAGCTTTATGTCTTGCCTCTGCATTGGAAAGCAGTTCACTAACGGATGTTAAACAGTGGCACGAGGTCCCAGCATCCGGTATTTTTAAGTTTAATTTGAGCACAAGTGCAGAATTAAAATCGATACATTTAACACACTTTTTATGGATGTCTGCTACAGAAGAGGAACAACTTGAAAAAGGACAATCATTTCTTACTGTCGAAAATCAGAAATATCCTGCCAAGATTACATATGAGGAAGGGATGCTTATTGCTCCAATTActccattaaataaaaaaattcctgAATTGTTGTCCAAGTCAAATCCGCCAGCTCTTTCCAACAGTGTTAGTTTAGAAGACCTTAAAATGCTGATGTCAGAATTACATAGGGAAAACACTGAGTCTTTTATCAAAGTTTTAAGTGCAGCTGTTAAGAAACGGGTTTCATGTCTTCCTAAAGTAACAAATCTCTTGACTTCAAAAGGTAAACTGGCAAATGTTGCAATCCTTTTTTCTGGTGGAATTGATTCAATGATGTTAGCTGCACTGGCAGACAGAAACTTGCCAGCAGAAGAACCCATTGACTTACTCAATGTGGCATTTATGATGAGACATAATGCAAACGTTAAAAAATTGCAGAAAAAGCCTGGCCCTGTATCTCAACATCAAGATGATGGCGTGGCTCATAAAGATTTTAATCCTTTTGATGTTCCTGATCGTATCACTGGCAGGCTGGGTTGGAAAGAACTTAAATCCTTGAACCCTGGAAGAATCTGGAATTTTGTTGAGATTGATGTAACACACAATGAACTTGAGCAAATGAGGGAACTTCATATCTCACAGTTGGTACAGCCACTGAACACTGTTCTTGATGACAGTATTGGCTGTGCTATTTGGTTTGCTTCTAGAGGGATTGGCATGCTAAAATGCAATGGTGAAAAGAAGCCGTACACCAGCACATCTAAG GTTGTGCTCACAGGCATTGGTGCAGATGAACAGCTTGCTGGTTATTCTCGCCACAGACTAAAATTTATCAGAGAAGGTTACAAAGGTCTCCTAGACGAACTTAGTATAGAGTTGGGACGTATTTCTTCCAGAAATCTTGGACGTGATGATAGAGTTATTGGAGACCATGGCAAAGAAGCAAG atTTCCCTTTTTGGATGAAGATGTTGTTTCTTTTTTGAACTCTCTTCCACTGTGGGATAAAACAGACCTGTCATTACCTAGAGGACTTGGTGAAAAGTTAATTTTACGAATGGCAGCTGTAATGATTGGGCTAGGCAGCTCTTCAGTTTTGCCCAAAAGGGCCATTCAGTTTGGATCTCGGATTGCAAAAAtggaaaatagaaatgaaaaagcaTCAGACAAATGCAGCAGACTTCAGCCAGATATTGCTCAGCGACATACTTTTAAAGCAAACTTCTCACCATGA